One Campylobacter sputorum genomic window, TAAATATAGTTTTTATAAAATGTATTTTAATAAGGAGATAAAATTTAAATAACTTATTAAAAAAGCTATAAAGTATTAAATATTGAACTAAAAAATGGAAAAATACTTTAAAAGAATTTTATTTTAAATGTTTTTATTCACAAAGATTTGGCTGTTTTTTACAAGCCAAATTATAAAAATATTCACTTTCTTTATTTAATTTTTCATTTTTCATAATTTTGCTAAACATTAAACAACTTGTAGCTGATATAAATTTTCCAATATTATCTGGGTTATTTGAATTACATGCTAAGTTATAATACTCTTTTGCAATATGAATATTTTTATAGCCATTTTTCTATCAAAATAAATTTCTCCTAGAACAGAACAACTCGTTATAGCTACTTTTCTGTAGTTAGTTACGCTAGAACATTTTAATTCTGCTAAATATTGAGCTTGTTTTATAAAACTTTCTTTATTGATAGGCTTTGATATTGTATGAAAATTTTCATTGCTTTATTTATATCATTTTTTAAATATTTTTTAGCAAGATTTATACAAGCGTAAAGTCCTGTTAATTTCTTTGTCATTTTTGCATTTAGTTTGAAGTTCTTTTATTTCAGATGAATGTAATGTAGAATTTATTGCAAATAATATTATTAATATCTTCTTTATTTTAGTTTCTAATATCCTTGCTCGTTTAGATTTTGATATTCATTGCAACATTCTTTTGCTTTGGTTGTTGAACAACAAATTCCAAAAAATTTTTTTGCAGCAGTTCTACTATCTTTACTTTCATTTCCCATAAGTATAAAACCAAGTGAACCACAAGAAAGACCGTCTTCTAAATCAATACAACCTTTTTTAGAATAATCAAATGCCTTTTTCATATCCATATTAGTTCCTAAACCATTAGAATACAAATAAGTTAAACTAGCACAACTTTCTGCACTATCCAAATCGCAACCTTTTGTAAAATATTTTAAAGCCGACTGATATTTTTTTACTTCTATAAAAAGAAAACCTAGTAAACTACAACTATCTCCATTGTTTAATTTTTCACAAGCTCTAATAAGATAATTATATCCTTTTTGTATATTTTGTTTTGTTCCTTTACCAGATATATAATATAAGCCAAGTTTTCTACAAGCCGTTTTATCATCCAAATCACAATCTTTTTTGGCATAATTAAAAGCATTTTTATACATATTAGCTGTCTCATACAATATACTCAAATTAGAACAACTTATTCCATTACCAGAATTGCAATTTTTGAGAGTTTTTTGAATACCGGCTTTAAAAGTTTCAGAATCTATATTGCTATTATTTATAAGATTGCATACAAAATCGTCAACTTTAAATTTGCAAATATCAATAATAGAATTATAAAGTTTTTCTTCGTTTGCTAAACAACTTATAAAAAATATACATAACATTAAAATAATTTTTTTCAATTTTTATCCTTTAAAATATTTTCAATTTTTTTTGTAATACAAGAACATTTAAAATACTCTATACTATCTTCAAATATGGCAATATCAATTCTATTTTCTACAAAATACTCATAATACAAATCAAATTGTGATTTATTATTTTTAATTAAATTTGGAGATTTATAGTTTTTCTTTAGATAATTTTTTAAAATTTCATTGCTTTTTTGACCATCGAAATTTATAAAAACATCAAAAATATCTAATCTTCTTTCATTATTTTCAAACTTACCTTTTTCTATATCGCTTAGTATAGTAAATTCTTTGCATATTATAAAAGATTTGATGAGATTAATTAAAATTTTATTTTTATCATAAAATTTTTGATTTTTCATAAACTTGGCAAAATCATTTAGTGCCTCAAATATATAAAAAATCGTGCGTAAATTTTTAAGTTCTATTTTCTCAAATTCTGATAATACAGTCTCTTTATTAAAATATTTATCTATGGAAATTTCTTTTTTATCAATTTCAAATAGATCTTTAATGCTTGGATTAAAATCTAAATTTAAATCAATACATTTTTCAGAAAATACATTAAATATCTTATCATCAAGTTTATCAATATTAAAAATCAAAACTACATGGCAATTTTTTTGTTCTTTTAAATTTGATATAAGCCCTAAGAAATCATTAATTTGTAAGTTATTATTTTTTCTTTCTAAATCATCAAAACAAATTACAATATCTTTAAAATCATCATTTTTGATTAAATCAAAAATAGAAACTAAATTAATATTTATATTTAAATAATTAAGAATGTTGCTAGTGATTTTGCATAATGTTTTTAATACCGCTTTTATTTTTTCTTTTTCTTTATAAATCTCAAGAGTTATATTTTCCAAAATATCCCTATAACTTTCTTTTCCAAAAAGTGAAATATGGATAAATTTTTTATCTATATTGGAATTTTTAGTAAAGTTGTTCAAAAAATATGTTTTTCCACTTCACCAAGCACCACTTATTGCTATTATTTTAGCTTTTTTCTTTTGTAGATTATTGGTTAAAATTTTTTTAATATCTTCCATTTAAAATTCTTGCTCGTCTCGCATAAAATTGTAAAAACATTATATTAGGATTTATACTTATAGAAATCTTACCTATAGAGATGAATAATGTTAAATTTGCCACAGATAACAACAGAAAAAGAAAATGAAGAATTTTTTAAAAATATAGCAAATAATGTAAAGAAGAAAAGAATTGAAAAAGGTTTTAGCCAACTTGAAACTGCCTTAAGTATAGGTCAAGCATCAAGTGGCTTTTATGCAAATATGGAAAATAACGCGCACTCAAAAAATTTAATCTCCTTCATCTTTTAAAACTTTCAAAGCTTTTTGAGTGTGATATAAGAGAATTTTTTGAATGAATTTTTACTTTATCTCAGCTTCTTCTTTTAATGCTTGTGCGTAAATTTCTCTTAATTTTATAGTATATTTACCTATTTTTCCATCATTTATAAGCTTATCATCAGCTTTTATAACAGGTAATAATATAATCGTAGCAGCACTTATAAACACCTCATCTGCTTCGTATACTTCTTGCATAGTGAAATTTCTTTCTTCTACGCTAAGTCCTATATTTTTTGCTATGTTGATTATTTTGGCTCTTCTTATACCAGGCAAAATTTCATTTGAAAGTGCTTTTGTTATAAGGATATCATTTTTTATGATAAAAGCACTTGAACTAGAGCATTCTGTAACATGTCCGTTTTCAGTCATAAAGCATTCATAAACTCCAGCTTTATGTGCAAGTTCTTTTGCTATACACTGACCAAGTAGCGATATTGATTTGATATTTCTTTTTTTCCATCTTATATCAGGAACACTTATCGTTTCTATGCCAGTTTTAGTTAATTCATTTTCTAAAACATTTGTTTTAAAGACATAAGCCATTACTGTTGGTTTTAAATTTTTAACAAAATAAAATTCTCTTTGTGCTACGCCTCTTGTGATTTGTATGTAAATTCCACCTTCTTGTAGATTATTTTTTTCTATAAGTTGTTTTAATACGTTATCTTCAAATTCAACTTTTGTATAAGGCAGTTTTAATTCTATTGATTTCATAGAATTTTCAAATCTTTCCCAAAATGCTTCCCTATCTACTAGTTTAGAATTTATTATTGGAACTACTTCATAAATTCCATCGCCAAATATAAAACCTCTATCAAAAATGCTAACTTTAGCTTCATTTTTATCCATAAATTTGCCATTTAAAAAAACTATATTTTCACTAAACATTAATTATCCTTTTTTGTTTTTTTATCATTGTATCAAATTTTAAACTATTTGTTACAATTTTTTTGTTATAGTTTTAGCGTAGTATCAAAATCTAATAAGGCTTATAAAAAATGTTTAGCAAAATCAAAACTTTTATATTAAAAAATGTTTTTTTAGTGTCTAAAAAACCAGTTCTTTTTTTGGATCTTTTAGAAGCAAATTCTCTATACAACGAAAATATGCTTATAGATCCATCAAAACTAAATTTTAGATTTAAATATACATCATTGTATGGTTTATTTGCACTTTTTACTATATTTGTGTTACTTTTTGTTACTTTATTAATGCATAGATTTTTTACTACTTTAAATTTTCATTTACTTATAGTAATTGTAGTTGTTAGCACGATTGGTATGGTTTTTTGTTTTGATGTGTTTAAAATTTGGGCTAGAAAAAATATAAGTTTGGTTCTTATCAAAAAAGCCTGGGAAAATCATTTTCCATTTTTTCCATATGAAAAATATTCTAAAAAAGTAGAAGAAATTTATAATAACGCACTAAAAGAAGAAATTCAAAGAAGAGATATGCAACAATATGTTATGAGTAAGATTTCCAAATCTTGATTTTATGGTATTGAGAGTGGGGTTAATATTTGATTTTTAAATTTAATTGCTTGTAGGGTTGAGTTAAGTTCTCTATTTTCTTCTTTTAAAACCTCTATTTTACTGTTTATCTCAGAAATATCTCTGCTTATATAATAAACTTTATTTGTTATGCCTATTTTCATTAAAAATATCAATAATAAAACAAACATTCCAAGAACAACTATAACAAGATCTTTAAAATTTATGCCATTTTCTTGTAAATTTGATATCCTATTTTCTTCTAATAGAGTTTGTTTATCTTGGATATTGTCATTTTTGTTGTTCATTTTTTCCTCTGTTTATATAAAACACTCTTAATTTTGCACTAGAACTACGAGAATTTTCTTTTAACTCATTTTGCGATGCTACTATAGGTTTTTTGTTTAGTAAGTATCCAATGTTGTGATTATTCCCACATTCGCATTTTAAAGCAAATTCTGGACAAATACAACTTTTTGACCATTGTTTAAATTTGTTTTTAACTATCCTATCTTCTAGTGAGTGAAATGTTATTATAGCCAAAAAACACTCATTTATGTTACTTTTTTCAATGTTATTTAGTAAATTTTCTAGTTCATCAAGTTCTTTATTTACCTCTATTCTTATGGCTTGAAAAACCAAAATAGCGGTGTCTATATTTCTACCTTTTATCTTAAATTTATTTACTAAATTTGTTAAATGTTTTGGTGATGTTATATTTGAAATTTTTCTTTGATTAATTATAGCTTGAGCAATTTTTCTTGCGTTATTAAGTTCTCCAAATTTATATAAAATATCACTTAAATTTTCAAAAGAATATGAATTTATAACATCATAAGCACTTATACTTAAATCACTATCCATTCTCATATCTAAAACATCGCTATTTAATCCAAAGCCTCTTGAATTTTTATCAAGTTGCAATGATGAAACACCAATATCTGCCAAAATTCCTTTAATATTATGTATATCGTCTTGCTTAACATAATTTAGTATATTTGAGTATGTATCTTTATGTATATCAACTCTATGTTTGTATGGCTTAAGTCTATTTAGTGAGAAATTTATAGCCTCTATGTCTCTATCGCAAGTAATAATCTTTATATCTTTGCAAGTTTTAAGTAAAGCCTCGCTGTGTCCACCATATCCAAGTGTGCAGTCTAAAATAATGCCATTTTTAATGTTAGAAAAAAAAGATAAAATCTCATCTTTTAAAACAGGAATATGAGGAATTTTCAAATTAAAACCTAAATAAGTAAAATAAATGTAGTATAATATCAAATTAAAGTTAAATAAGGTTAAAAATGTGTTTTGATTACTATTTAGAAGAGATTCAAAAAATGTCGCTTTCCATGTTTCGAAAAGGTTTTTTAGGAATTTTTCATGGTTCAATTTCTGCAAGGTTAGAACAAGATAAATTTATAATCAATAAAAAAAATGCAGTTTTTGATAGTTTACAAAAAGATGATTTGATTATTTTGACATCGCAAAAAGACTATAGATGGAATGAAGCAAGTATCGATAGTTATACTCACTATAATATATATAAAAACATTTATGAGGCAAAATATGTTTGTTATGCAATGCCGCCAAATGTCATAGCTTATAGTTTAAATAATAGTGCTATAGTCCCAAAAGATTACTATGGTGCTATAAATTTTAATAACATTGAAATTTATGATCCAAAGCAGTTTGATGATTGGTATGAAAGAGCTAGTATTGAAATTTATAGATATATGATAGAAAAAAATACAAATATTATAGTTATAAAAGGTTATGGAATATTTTGTTATGGTAGGACTATATATGAGCTTGCAAAAAATATAGCAGTACTTGAAAATAGTTGTAAGTTATTAAATTTAAGTAAAATTTAACTAACTTTCTTGTTAGTAAAAAAGTTTAAATATTTTAAAATATAATGCCGAATTTAAGCTTTTTTAAACACTAAATTATATAAAATATTAAATTGATTATTTGTATTTGTTAGTAAAGGGAAAAATTTATTATGATAACATGGATGCAAAAAAATAAGAAATATCTTGTTGTTACTATATGGATAAGCACTATAGCTTTTGTTGGTGCTGGTTTTGTTGGTTGGGGTGCTTATGATTTTAATTCAGATAGATCAAAATCTGTTGCAAAAGTAGGTCATAGAACTGTTAGTATAGAAGAATTTCAACAAAGGTATTCTAATTTTTATAATTACTATAATAATATGTTTGATGGTAAATTTACAAAAGAACAAGCAGAGCAGATGGGACTTGACAATCTTGCTTTGCAAAATTTAATACAAGAGAATTTGTTGTTAAATTATGCCGATGATATAGGTATAAGAGTTAGCGAAAATGATATAGCTGATAGTATAATGAAAGATGTAAATTTCCAAAAAAATGGTGTTTTTGATAGGTCTCTTTACGAGGATATACTTAGAACAAATGGTATTAAACCGGCAAAATTTGAAGAGAGTTTAAAAAAGACAATATTATTGCAAAAACTATTTAATGCTTTGAACATCCCAGCATCAAAAGATGATATTGAAATGCTAGCTTCTTCTTTTTTTATGCAAGATAGGATTGCTATAGATGTCGTAACGCCAGATAAAAATGTTAGTATAAATGAAGAAGAACTTAAAAAAACTTGGGAAGAGAATAAAAATAAATTTCAAACAGAGAAAAGTTATGAGCTTAAAGCTCTTTATATTCCTAGTGTAAATGTTGATTTAAATGAAACTGAACTACTTGCATTTTATGATGAAAATAGAGGAAACTATAGAGACATTAATGATAAAATATTAGAGTATAAAGAGGTTAAAGATAGCGTAAAACAAGATTATAATATGAAAGAAACTAGAAAAATAGCTCTAGAAAAATATGTTGAGTTTAAAAAAGATACAAATATTGCTAATCAAAACTTACTCGTAAAAGAAAGTAATGCAACTTTTCCTATTGTAGAGCTAGAAAATGCAAAAGCTAATGATATATTAAAGCCATTTGAATATGATAATGGTTATTTGATAGCTAAAGTTGAAAAAGTAAATTTACCAGAGCCTAAAACTTATGAAGATGCAAGAAATGATGCTATGGATATATACATGGCAAAAATAACAAAGAAAAATTTAGAAGATAAAGCAAAAAAATCTTTGGAGAATTTTTCTGGAAAAGATATTGGTTTTATAAGTAGAGATACTAAAAAAAGTTTTGATAATATTACTGAGAGTGAGTTTCAAATTTTTGTTTCACAGTTATTTGAACAAACTAACAAAAAAGGTTATATTCTTTTAGATAAAAAAGCTATAATATACGAAATTTTGGAACAAAATTTGCTTGACAATAACAAGTTAGTTGAATATAAAGATATGCTAACACAAAGTTCAAATAGCTTAATAAATGATGAGTTAAATTCAGATCTTATAAGCTCGTTGTTAAAAAGTTATAAAATTGAACAATATTATAAAAGGTAGTATATTATGACGATATTAGGGCTAGATATTGGCTCAGTTCATATAAGGGCTGTTAGCGCTGAGTTAAATAGCGATAATGAACTAAAAATTACAGGTATTGGCAAAGCACCTTCTGAGGGCATAAAAAAAGGTGTAATAACAAACATAGAGCTAGCCTCAAAGTCTATTAAACAAGCTTGCGAACAAGCATCTTTGATATCTGGTGCACAGTGTGATAAGGTTGTAGTTTCTGTTAGCGGTGCTTATGTAAAAAGTGTAGATAGTGTTGGTGTTATAACAATAAGCAATTCAAAAAGCGATAAAAATGAAAAAAATAATGCAAATGGTTCAAATATAGGTATAAATCAAATAAGTAGAGCCATTAAAACAGCTATGTATAATGCTACAATTCCTCCAAATTATGAGAAATTACATGTTCTGCCTTATAATTTTAAAGTTGAAGAACAAAATGATATAGAAGATCCGCTTGGCATGTGTGGATCTAGATTGGAAGTTTCAACACATATAATTTTGGTTCAAGTTGGAACTCTTGCAAATCTTAAAAAAGTTATAGAAAATGCGGGAATTGCTGTTGATAATATAGTATTATCTGGTTATGCATCTTCAATAGCAACTTTAAATAAGGATGAAAAAGAGCTTGGTGCAGTTCTTATAGATATGGGTGGTGCAACTTGCAATATGGTTA contains:
- a CDS encoding class II aldolase and adducin N-terminal domain-containing protein, translating into MCFDYYLEEIQKMSLSMFRKGFLGIFHGSISARLEQDKFIINKKNAVFDSLQKDDLIILTSQKDYRWNEASIDSYTHYNIYKNIYEAKYVCYAMPPNVIAYSLNNSAIVPKDYYGAINFNNIEIYDPKQFDDWYERASIEIYRYMIEKNTNIIVIKGYGIFCYGRTIYELAKNIAVLENSCKLLNLSKI
- a CDS encoding D-amino acid aminotransferase encodes the protein MFSENIVFLNGKFMDKNEAKVSIFDRGFIFGDGIYEVVPIINSKLVDREAFWERFENSMKSIELKLPYTKVEFEDNVLKQLIEKNNLQEGGIYIQITRGVAQREFYFVKNLKPTVMAYVFKTNVLENELTKTGIETISVPDIRWKKRNIKSISLLGQCIAKELAHKAGVYECFMTENGHVTECSSSSAFIIKNDILITKALSNEILPGIRRAKIINIAKNIGLSVEERNFTMQEVYEADEVFISAATIILLPVIKADDKLINDGKIGKYTIKLREIYAQALKEEAEIK
- a CDS encoding tetratricopeptide repeat protein gives rise to the protein MKKIILMLCIFFISCLANEEKLYNSIIDICKFKVDDFVCNLINNSNIDSETFKAGIQKTLKNCNSGNGISCSNLSILYETANMYKNAFNYAKKDCDLDDKTACRKLGLYYISGKGTKQNIQKGYNYLIRACEKLNNGDSCSLLGFLFIEVKKYQSALKYFTKGCDLDSAESCASLTYLYSNGLGTNMDMKKAFDYSKKGCIDLEDGLSCGSLGFILMGNESKDSRTAAKKFFGICCSTTKAKECCNEYQNLNEQGY
- a CDS encoding peptidylprolyl isomerase produces the protein MITWMQKNKKYLVVTIWISTIAFVGAGFVGWGAYDFNSDRSKSVAKVGHRTVSIEEFQQRYSNFYNYYNNMFDGKFTKEQAEQMGLDNLALQNLIQENLLLNYADDIGIRVSENDIADSIMKDVNFQKNGVFDRSLYEDILRTNGIKPAKFEESLKKTILLQKLFNALNIPASKDDIEMLASSFFMQDRIAIDVVTPDKNVSINEEELKKTWEENKNKFQTEKSYELKALYIPSVNVDLNETELLAFYDENRGNYRDINDKILEYKEVKDSVKQDYNMKETRKIALEKYVEFKKDTNIANQNLLVKESNATFPIVELENAKANDILKPFEYDNGYLIAKVEKVNLPEPKTYEDARNDAMDIYMAKITKKNLEDKAKKSLENFSGKDIGFISRDTKKSFDNITESEFQIFVSQLFEQTNKKGYILLDKKAIIYEILEQNLLDNNKLVEYKDMLTQSSNSLINDELNSDLISSLLKSYKIEQYYKR
- the rsmH gene encoding 16S rRNA (cytosine(1402)-N(4))-methyltransferase RsmH — protein: MKIPHIPVLKDEILSFFSNIKNGIILDCTLGYGGHSEALLKTCKDIKIITCDRDIEAINFSLNRLKPYKHRVDIHKDTYSNILNYVKQDDIHNIKGILADIGVSSLQLDKNSRGFGLNSDVLDMRMDSDLSISAYDVINSYSFENLSDILYKFGELNNARKIAQAIINQRKISNITSPKHLTNLVNKFKIKGRNIDTAILVFQAIRIEVNKELDELENLLNNIEKSNINECFLAIITFHSLEDRIVKNKFKQWSKSCICPEFALKCECGNNHNIGYLLNKKPIVASQNELKENSRSSSAKLRVFYINRGKNEQQK